One genomic region from Esox lucius isolate fEsoLuc1 chromosome 24, fEsoLuc1.pri, whole genome shotgun sequence encodes:
- the LOC117593886 gene encoding uncharacterized protein LOC117593886, producing MDHTWPCVLLMLNTLIYCGHSQGIPAAVLTLQPNWPQIFMGESVTMICNIQEGDVTDWTYTWRRTFNNGYTDFTSTENKHQINATDLSVSGDYTCLGRNRHNQHYSMWSNRVRLTVTALPTASVSVSPHGLLYSGETVTLQCDISDYTDWTYWWYRNKQLLSPGSPSKTITTLSDQVSQYQCQGRRTDRPQSSQRSVSLPISVTDQPKAVLSFAPQWMNPGDSVTLNCEFKESSTGWRFSWYKTVPYRAGLPSLLDKSYSVEPLSGYGTTEESYTLSSAGPTDTGGYICSLQCLSE from the exons TGTTGAATACCCTAATCTACTGTGGTCACTCTCAAG GGATACCTGCTGCTGTTCTGACCCTCCAGCCCAACTGGCCCCAGATATTCATGGGAGAGTCTGTCACTATGATATGTAACATACAGGAGGGagacgtcactgactggacctACACATGGAGACGGACATTTAATAATGGATATACCGACTTCACCAGTACGGAGAATAAACACCAGATCAATGCTACTGATTTGTCTGTCAGTGGTGATTACACATGTCTGGGTAGAAACAGACATAATCAACACTATTCTATGTGGAGTAATAGAGTCAGGCTGACCGTGACAG CTCTACCAACAGCCTCAGTGAgtgtctctcctcatggtctcctctattctggagagactgttactctgcagtgtgacatatcAGACTACACAGACTGGACATACTGGTGGTACAGAAATAAACAACTACTGAGTCCTGGTTCACCTTCTAAAACCATCACCACTCTGTCTGACCAGGTgagtcagtaccagtgtcagggGAGAAGAACAGATCGTCCCCAGTCGTCACAACGCAGTGTTTCCCTCCCCATCAGTGTCACTG ATCAACCTAAGGCTGTCCTGAGTTTCGCTCCTCAGTGGATGAACCCTGGAGACTCAGTGACTCTGAACTGTGAATTTAAAGAATCGTCTACAGGCTGGAGGTTCTCCTGGTACAAGACTGTTCCCTACAGAGCTGGGTTACCCTCTCTATTGGACAAGTCCTACTCTGTAGAGCCCCTATCTGGATATGGGACTACTGAAGAGTCTTACACTCTGAGTTCTGCTGGTCCTACTGACACAGGAGGATAT ATCTGCAGTCTTCAGTGTCTGTCAGAATAA